GTGTCCTGAGTCAGGAGCTGCGCGCGGGCGACCATGGGGAAGAGACCCTCGAGCGGGTGAGGGCCTTCCTTTCCGAGGTCCTGACAGGGCCCGCCCAGGCGGCCTCGCCAGGCGGACTCAAGGGCCTGCTGGGACGCCTCGGCAGTATCACCCCAGGGCCCCCGCCGGCGCCCGGCGACGACCCCACGATAGAGGCGGTGGGCGACGAACTGGCCCGCCTGGTGGCCGGACTCGACACGGCAGGGGGGCACCGTGAGGACGCACGCGCCCTCACCCGGCGTCTGGCGGCGGCTCGGCGCATGGTCGAACTCAAGCCCCTGCTCAAAGACCTCGGCCGCCTGCTCAAGGCCCGGGAGATGGAACGGGGCGCGGGGCACCGGCCGGTCGCGGATGACAGCAGCATCGTCTCCGCCCTCGCAGCCCTGGTAGAGCGCTTCGACCTACCCGCGGCCCTGGCTGATCGACGCAAGTCCATCCTACGGAAACTGCGCCACCACTCGGCAAATGCCCCCCTCACGGCCGTACTCACCGAGGTCGCCGATCTGGTGGCCGCCATGCGCCAGGATCTGCTGCGCCAGAGCAACGAGCTGGAGCAGTTCCTGTTCGGGGTCAACCAGCGGCTGCGCCACATCGAGCAGCACATCGGCGATGCCGATGTCACCCGGCGCGACAGCGAGGACAGCGGCCGGACCCTGGACAGGCAGATGCGGGAAGGCGTGGCCACCATGCGCCACTCCCTGGCGGCGGCCGCCAGCCTGGATCAGGTCAAGGGCGCCATCGTGAAGGGGCTGGACCTGGTGGAAAACCACCTCGACGACCACCGGGCACGCGAGGCCGAACTCCACCAGCGGGCCGACCGGCACATCGCCAGCCTGCGGGAACAGGTGCAGGTGCTGGAGGGCGAAGGCGCCCATCTGCGGCAGCGCCTCAAGGAGGAGCAAAAGAAGTCCATCACAGATGCCCTCACCGGCGTCTATAACCGCCAGGCCTATGACGAGCACATGGCCAAGAGCTACGCCCACTGGAAGCGCTACGGTGGCCACCTGGCCGTGATCATGATCGACATCGACAACTTCAAGGCCTTGAACGACACCTTCGGTCACCTGGCGGGGGACAAGGTGCTGAAGGCGGTGGCCGGCCATCTGGGCAAGCAGGTGCGAGAGAGCGACGTGCTGGCACGCTACGGCGGCGAGGAATTCGCGGTGATCCTGCCGGAGACCGATTGCCGGGACGCCCTGGGAGTGGCCGACAAGCTGCGGGCCCGGGTGGAGGCCTTCGGCTTCCGGCACAAGGGGGAGCCGGTACGGGTGACCGTGTCCTGCGGCGTCACCGGCTTTCGCCACGGCGACACCCCGGAGACCACCCTCGGGCGCGCCGATAAATTGCTCTACCGGGCCAAGGAAGAGGGCCGCAACCGCTGCATCGCCGACTGCCCGGGAGGGGTCGGGTAAGACCCTTGATGGAACCACGAAATACACGAAATAACCGAAATTCACTAATCGGATGTAGGTCGGGATTCATCCCGATATCCGCCCCCGCCCCGTGCACCCCGCGCCGGGTCAAAATCCCCGCCGGCGGGCTGTCGGACTGAAGCCCGACCTACAGCCCGGCCTGCAGGCCGAACGGCGGCCCGACCCACAGCCCGACCCGCAAAAAAATTTCGTATTTTTCGCGTATTTCGTGGTTTACCGGGTCTATTTTCATATATTTACGTGTTTCGTGGCTTACCGGGTCTCAACCTCCACCGGGGTATCGTCGCGGTTGCCCCATTCCGACCAGGCCCCATGGTAGCCTCTGACGCGGTCGAAGCCCAGCGCCTTGAGCATCACATAGGTATGGGACGAGCGGTGGTGGGTCTGGCAATAGACCACCACCTCCTTGTCGGGCACCACGCCGAGGGCCGCCAACTCCTCCAGCAACTCCGGGGCGGGACGCAGGCGCAGGTTGCGCGCCGGGTCCATGGCCCGCACCCAGTCCATGTTCACGGCCCCCGGGATGTGCCCGCCGCGGGCCGAGTAGCGCCGGGTGCCGCTGAATTCGTCCGGCGCCCGACTGTCCAGGCAGGCCACGGCCGGGTCCGCCAGGCGGGCCATGATCCAGTCGGCGTCGGCCACGAAATCCGGGTGGATGGTCACGTCCCGGCGCCGGGGTTCGGGTTCCACGATGTCCACCGCCGTGGGGTGTCCCTCGTTGGCCCAGGCATGAAGGCCGCCGTTCAAGAGGGACCAGCGGTGATGGCCCACCGCATCCAGGGTCCACAACAGGCGTCCGGCCTTGCCGCCGCCCTCGTCGTCGTAGGCCACCACGTGGGTGTCGGGGGTGACCGCCAGGGTGGACATCACCGCCGTCAGGTGCTCGGCGTCGGGCAGCAGGCCGGCCACCGGGGGCCGGGCGGCCACCAGGGCGCCGTAATCCAGGTACATGGCGCCGGGCACGTGAAGCTGCTGATGGACCTCGGGACGGGACAGATCCACCACCAGCAGGTGGGGCGTGCCGAGGTTGGATTCGAGTTCCCCGGGCTCGACGATGAGGGGCAGGGCGGGTGCGGTTTCCATCCCTACAGCATAACGCGACCGGCCCTGCTGAACAGGGGGTGGTGGTGGGGGAGATTGCGGGCCGCCCGCCCCCACCCGCAGCTGACCTGGAACAGGGTTGACCGCCACCGGGAAGCTATACTCTCTTCTTATGTCCACCGACTCCCTCACGGTCGCAGCCGCCGCGGCCCTCGATGCCATCCTCGAGCGCCATGGCCGGCGCCCGGAACAACTCCTGCAGGTCCTGCGGGAGATCCAGGAACACGCGGGCCACGTGCCGGACGCGGCTCAGCTCCGGATCGCCCGCGCCCTCGGCCTGCCCCTGAGCCGGGTACGCGGGGTCATCGGCTTCTATGCCTTCCTGTCGCCCGTGCCCTGGGGCCGTTACCGGGTGCTGTTCTCCGACAACATCACCGACCGCATGCAGGGCAACTTGGAACTGCTGGACCACCTGTGCCGGCGCCTGCTGCTGGAGCCCGGCCGCATGTCCGAGGACGGCCTGGTGTCGGTGGATACCACCTCGTGCACCGGCCTGTGCGACCAGGGCCCGGGCCTGCTGGTGAACGGCTGGGCCATCCCGGGGATCAGCCGCGAGCGCCTGGATGTCATCGCCGACCTGATCCTGGAAGGGCGGCCCGTGACGGCATGGCCGGCGGAGCTGTTCGCCATCGCCGACAACGTGCGCCGCGCCGGCATGCTGCTGGACAACGACCTGCGCCCCGGCGACGCCCTGCGGGCCGCCCTGGCGCGGGGCGACCTGTCCGAGGTGGAGCAGGCCGCCAACACCCGCTCCTGGCGGGAGGCCAACATGGCCCCACCCCAGGGCCCCGTGGCCACCCTGAACGAGATCCGTGCCGCCAACCTGCGCGGCCGGGGCGGTGCCGGCTTCACTACCGCCTACAAATGGGAGTCCTGCCGCAACGCCCAGGGCGAGCAGCGCTACGTGGTGTGCAACGCCGACGAGGGAGAGCCCGGCACCTTCAAGGACCGGGTGTTGCTGGCGAGCCACGCCGACCTGGTGTTCGAGGGCATGACCGTGTGCGCCTACGTGGTGGGCGCCGGCCGGGGCTTCCTGTACCTGCGGGGCGAGTATCGCTACCTGCTGGAGCCCCTGGAGGCGGTGCTGACACGCCGCCGCCGTGACGGCCTGCTGGGAAAGGACATCCTCGGCATCCCCGGGTTCAGCTTCGACATCGACATCCACCTGGGGGCCGGGGCCTATGTATGCGGGGAGGAATCGGCCCTCATCGAGTCCCTGGAGGGCAAGCGGGGGATCCCCCGCAACCGCCCCCCCTACCCGGTGACCCACGGCTATCTCAAGCACCCCACCACGGTGAACAACGTGGAGACCTTCTGCGCCGCCGCCCTCATCGCCGCCCGCGGCGGCGAGTGGTACCGTGCCACCGGCACCGCCAAGTCCGCCGGCACCAAGCTGATGTCGGTGGCCGGCGACTGTGCCCTCCCCGGCATCTACGAGGTCCCCTTCGGCACCACGGTGGCGGAGCTGCTGGAGATGGCCGGGGCCGAACATACCCAGGCGGTGCAGATCAGCGGCCCCTCGGGCACCTGCATCGGGGTCGACGAGTTCCAGCGCCGCATCGCCTTCGAGGACCTGGCCACCGCCGGCGCCTTCACCATCTTCGACGATTCCCGCGACATGTTCGAGGTGGCCCGCAACTATGCCCACTTCTTCGCCCACGAGTCCTGTGGCTTCTGCACCCCCTGCCGGGTGGGCACCGCCATCCTCAAGGCCACCATGGACAAGATCCACGAGGGCCGCGGCGCGCCCTGCGACCTCCATGAGATCGCGCAGCTGGACGATGTGCTGCATCAGAGCGCCCACTGCGGCCTCGGCCACACCGCCTGCAATCCGACCCTGGATACCCTCAAGCGCTTCCGGCCCGTCTACGACCGCCACCTCGATCACCTGGATTTCGAACCGGCCTTCGACCTCGACGGCGCACTGCGCCGGGCCCGCCAGATGACGGGTCGCGACGATGCCGATGCCCACTTGGACGGGGAGCCCGCGCCATGACCGATCAGCCCACCTTCACCCTGGACGGCGAGGAGATCCCCTTCGCGGAGGGGCAGACCGTGCTGCAGGCGGCCCTGACCGCCGACGTCTACATCCCCCACCTGTGCTACCACCCGGAGTTCAAGCCCCACGGCAGCTGCAAGGTGTGCACCATCCGCGCCGACGGCCGCAACGCGGCCGCCTGTACGCTGCCGGCGCGGGCCGGCATGGCGGTGGAGAGCGCCAGCGATGCCCTCAACGGCCTGCGCAAGGTCCTGGTGCAGATGCTGTTCGCCGAGGGCAACCACTTCTGTCCCGCCTGCGAGGCGAGCGGCGACTGCCAGCTCCAGGCCCTGGGCTACGACCTGCAGGTGACCACCGCCGGCTTCCGCCACTTCTATCCGGTGCGGCCGGTGGACGCCTCCCATCCCGAGCTGTGGCTGGACTTCAACCGCTGCATCCTGTGCGAGCTGTGCGTGCGTGCCTCCAACGAGGTGGATGGCAAGTCGGTGTTCGGGCTGTCGGGCCGCGGCGCCGGCAAGCACCTCATCGTCAACGCCCTGTCGGGGCGCCTGGCGGATACCGACATCGCCGTCACCGACAAGGCGGTGGAGGTCTGCCCGGTGGGCGTCATCCTCAAGAAGCGCGACGGCTTCGCCG
The Gammaproteobacteria bacterium DNA segment above includes these coding regions:
- a CDS encoding GGDEF domain-containing protein, with the protein product MSPPEPPTEEDGGWKGRYLDSLDELERREAEYRELEDLLRRALGRLALAGLGFDPALDPALEQLRKSLRNHGDAHHIAALTSRIADQATSLKETTAPAAKAPGEVLAALLEDLPLPRTKAREAGVLSQELRAGDHGEETLERVRAFLSEVLTGPAQAASPGGLKGLLGRLGSITPGPPPAPGDDPTIEAVGDELARLVAGLDTAGGHREDARALTRRLAAARRMVELKPLLKDLGRLLKAREMERGAGHRPVADDSSIVSALAALVERFDLPAALADRRKSILRKLRHHSANAPLTAVLTEVADLVAAMRQDLLRQSNELEQFLFGVNQRLRHIEQHIGDADVTRRDSEDSGRTLDRQMREGVATMRHSLAAAASLDQVKGAIVKGLDLVENHLDDHRAREAELHQRADRHIASLREQVQVLEGEGAHLRQRLKEEQKKSITDALTGVYNRQAYDEHMAKSYAHWKRYGGHLAVIMIDIDNFKALNDTFGHLAGDKVLKAVAGHLGKQVRESDVLARYGGEEFAVILPETDCRDALGVADKLRARVEAFGFRHKGEPVRVTVSCGVTGFRHGDTPETTLGRADKLLYRAKEEGRNRCIADCPGGVG
- a CDS encoding rhodanese-like domain-containing protein, producing the protein METAPALPLIVEPGELESNLGTPHLLVVDLSRPEVHQQLHVPGAMYLDYGALVAARPPVAGLLPDAEHLTAVMSTLAVTPDTHVVAYDDEGGGKAGRLLWTLDAVGHHRWSLLNGGLHAWANEGHPTAVDIVEPEPRRRDVTIHPDFVADADWIMARLADPAVACLDSRAPDEFSGTRRYSARGGHIPGAVNMDWVRAMDPARNLRLRPAPELLEELAALGVVPDKEVVVYCQTHHRSSHTYVMLKALGFDRVRGYHGAWSEWGNRDDTPVEVETR
- a CDS encoding NAD(P)H-dependent oxidoreductase subunit E encodes the protein MSTDSLTVAAAAALDAILERHGRRPEQLLQVLREIQEHAGHVPDAAQLRIARALGLPLSRVRGVIGFYAFLSPVPWGRYRVLFSDNITDRMQGNLELLDHLCRRLLLEPGRMSEDGLVSVDTTSCTGLCDQGPGLLVNGWAIPGISRERLDVIADLILEGRPVTAWPAELFAIADNVRRAGMLLDNDLRPGDALRAALARGDLSEVEQAANTRSWREANMAPPQGPVATLNEIRAANLRGRGGAGFTTAYKWESCRNAQGEQRYVVCNADEGEPGTFKDRVLLASHADLVFEGMTVCAYVVGAGRGFLYLRGEYRYLLEPLEAVLTRRRRDGLLGKDILGIPGFSFDIDIHLGAGAYVCGEESALIESLEGKRGIPRNRPPYPVTHGYLKHPTTVNNVETFCAAALIAARGGEWYRATGTAKSAGTKLMSVAGDCALPGIYEVPFGTTVAELLEMAGAEHTQAVQISGPSGTCIGVDEFQRRIAFEDLATAGAFTIFDDSRDMFEVARNYAHFFAHESCGFCTPCRVGTAILKATMDKIHEGRGAPCDLHEIAQLDDVLHQSAHCGLGHTACNPTLDTLKRFRPVYDRHLDHLDFEPAFDLDGALRRARQMTGRDDADAHLDGEPAP
- a CDS encoding 2Fe-2S iron-sulfur cluster-binding protein, which produces MTDQPTFTLDGEEIPFAEGQTVLQAALTADVYIPHLCYHPEFKPHGSCKVCTIRADGRNAAACTLPARAGMAVESASDALNGLRKVLVQMLFAEGNHFCPACEASGDCQLQALGYDLQVTTAGFRHFYPVRPVDASHPELWLDFNRCILCELCVRASNEVDGKSVFGLSGRGAGKHLIVNALSGRLADTDIAVTDKAVEVCPVGVILKKRDGFAVPIGQRRFDRSPISAQAARDAPRAARGSKEDA